Genomic DNA from Ictidomys tridecemlineatus isolate mIctTri1 chromosome 6, mIctTri1.hap1, whole genome shotgun sequence:
TTGATAAGGTTgccaagaaagaaatgaagaaccaATCAATGGAAATAGAGTTCATTCTATTAGGACTGACAGATGATCCACAATTGCAAAttgtgatttttctgtttctatttctcaACTACTCATTGAGCCTAACGGGGAACTTAATCATTATCCTTCTCACTCTAATGGATCCCCGCCTCAAGACTCCCATGTATTTCTTTCTCCGTAATTTCTCCTTTTTGGAAGTCATATTCACAACAGTGTGTATTCCCAGATTCTTGGTAACCATTGTGAATGGAGACAAAACCATTTCTTATAATAACTGTGTAGCTCAattatttttcatccttttactgGGAGTTACAGAGTTTtacctcctggctgccatgtcctatgaccgctatgtCGCCATCTGCAAACCTCTGCATTACCCAGTCATTATGAACAGCAGAGTGTGCTACCTACTGGTGCTCAGCTCCTGGGCAACTGGATTCTTAATCATCTTTCCCCCTTTGGTCATGGGACTCAAGCTGGATTTCTGTGCTTCCAAAATCATTGATCACTTTATGTGTGAAACATCTCCTATCCTACAGATCTCTTGCACAGACACACATGTCCTTGAAATGATGTCGTTAATCTTAGCTGTGCTGACACTTGCGATCACGTTGGTATTAGTGATTCTCTCTTATGTTTGCATCATTAGGACCATTCTGAAATtcccttctgcacagcaaaggaccAAAGCTTTCTCTACCTGTACTTCCCACATGATTGTGGTCTCCATGACATATGGTAGCTGTATCTTTATGTATATAAAGCCATCGGCAAAAGAAAGAGTGACTGTATCCAAAGGTGTAGCTTTGCTGTATACCTCAATTGCCCCTTTACTAAATCCCTTCATCTATACTCTAAGGAACCAGCAGGTGAAAGAAGTCTTCTGGGATGTATTACACAAGATTTTGtgtttctcaaaaaacaaaatttaagaaccTCATACAAATTAGAACCTTACCTTAAAAACGTGAAAACCAGTTTCATACTTTTGTCATGATCATGTTTTTCTACCTCATCAGTTACCTCATGAAGGAGATTCTCTTGAAAAGTCGTATCACTCTTGGACacccttcattttattctttcacataAAATGTTCCTCCCTACTATGGTAACTTCCTTCAATCTTTCAATCCAAGTTGTAAGGAACATCTTATAAACTATTAGATTCCCCAAAACATGACTTTGAGCTTCACATAAGTGTAACTTGATGGATATGATTCGTTAATTAATTCAACATATTGTATAGTTATCTTGTTCCAGATACTGGGTAGAGTAAAATCCTTAGTTTTAAGAAGTTTTCATTACCTAAAGGCCACATATATATAAACCAAATATTGCTACACAGTGTGTAATTAGTGTTATAATAAAGGTTTACAAAAATATTATGGCATAGATAAGATTTACATCTGTGGAATTTAAAAGATAAGGAATCATGTccagaaaaaagtaaaatctctgcttaaaataaaaatatgtgaaaggaAAGAAGACTGAGGTATGAGTATGTGTAAATTACACAGGGGTTTAAATAACTATATGCATTTGGAGACATTAAGACTAATGGTTAAAATAGAGTTTTGAgatattttaagttgatttagtAAAAGTTTTACCAAACACACTCTAGGATGCTGCATAAATCATGCAAACTTTTCTTGACTTAGTTTCTCTATATGTAATGTAGGAGAAGTAAAAACCATTACTTCTCATTCAGCAAATACATGCTATTGGAGCTGCTTATCATTCAGTAAAAGATAACATGTTAAGTTTGTGAAGAATTCAAGAATATGCTATTTGATATGCTGATGTAAGTAAAGGCAACAATAATTAAAGAGGTGTAAAGATTACAACATAAAAGGACCTATTAGCCAAAATACTCTTTTGCAATTATATCTAATGAAtcattaatttacaaatattttatagtgATTACCTagatatatttaaattgtaatttcttttttgttttcaaatgatgcataaaatttaaatataattatggtGTACTCTCTGATATtcaatacatatacacacaataataCTCAAATCAGGATATTTACTAACCCATGATTTCATACATTTCTCTTAATGGTGTATCAGGTTTTTATTCCTAGGGCTACTGGGTAAAAATATCAGCTGTAGTCAATACATCCTTTATTTAATAAGCATTTCATACTATTTTGAAGTCATAGACTTTCTTGAAACTTCCAACTAAAGTCATTGAAAGAGTATGTAAGATGGAAATTTTAATATCCACCACTTTTATTTTAGGGAGTTTGCCCTTGGAATTGAAATTGAGCATGGGATATCTTAGAATCAGGAGACAATTGAGGGACCATTGTTTTAACCTGTTTATAAATTTTGAGGTTTAGTggtgaacccagcctaattccattttaagattgggagccatctcatcacaaagtcatgaaaagttaatttctgttttagtatAAATTATTGCGATTTCTAAACCTGTTTGGAATTCTTGCCTGcaccttgaactcacccatgcctggctttccctgaccagataacaaccctctctgaaacctcaggagcgcctcataaattctgatgttgggatctgaatttactaCCTACCTTGAAATATtatgccatgtagatcattaacctactatctgcctttgtattatgcttgtcaaaatcttgttatctgtaagttctcaaaaCACCtccctttgcaactttttgtgctataaaaccatGTCCCTGGAAAGCTGGGGACTGATCTCT
This window encodes:
- the LOC101958741 gene encoding olfactory receptor 6C6, with translation MKNQSMEIEFILLGLTDDPQLQIVIFLFLFLNYSLSLTGNLIIILLTLMDPRLKTPMYFFLRNFSFLEVIFTTVCIPRFLVTIVNGDKTISYNNCVAQLFFILLLGVTEFYLLAAMSYDRYVAICKPLHYPVIMNSRVCYLLVLSSWATGFLIIFPPLVMGLKLDFCASKIIDHFMCETSPILQISCTDTHVLEMMSLILAVLTLAITLVLVILSYVCIIRTILKFPSAQQRTKAFSTCTSHMIVVSMTYGSCIFMYIKPSAKERVTVSKGVALLYTSIAPLLNPFIYTLRNQQVKEVFWDVLHKILCFSKNKI